AAGGCCTGGTGGGAGATCACCAGTGAAGTAGTTCACAGCCAATTTCAGTGCCCGAAGCTGAGTAGAATTGTTACAGATGCTAGGTGGAAGGGAACCATTCAAAAagttttgagaaatttcaAGGAACTGGATTGAAGGTAAATCAATATCGGCTGGAATGGGGCCAGAGAAGTCATTAGAGCTCAAGTCTAACAGCTCCAAATTTGGCAAATGGAAAAGTGGAATCGGAAGCGAGTGTTGGAGGAAATTGTGAGAGAGATTGAGGGTTCTAAGCTGGTCCAACATGCCTAAAGATTCAGAGAGGTTGCCAGCTAGTCTTTTCTTTGGAAGCTCCAACTTAACCACTCTATAGGTATCTACAGAGGAATCGTTCAATCCAAGAGAGGATGAAGAGTTGCAAGTGATGCCTGCCCATTCACAGCAATTAGATGATAAATTGTTCCCCCACCCTTCAATCACAGTTTCTATGCCTTTCATGAAATCCTCCAATGCTTTCAAATCATTTGGATTGCATGTCAGGTTCTGAGAGCTCGAAACCTGAGTTTGGAAGCAAAACCCAATAACAATGATGACCACCCAGAAGTCTTGGGCACCCATATTAGAGAAACACACCCACAGGAGTACAGatagaagagaagagaagaatagATAAAGAATGTACAATCAAGTAGCAGCAAAACCCTTGTCAAGAACCATGCTTTATGAACTGGGTTTTCTTGTTTCAAACATTATGACTGAGGACTGAAAGCaaatagaagaaaacaaaagaaaattaagcaaaattaaacAATGGGGTTATCTTGTATGTGAAGCTggaaagcaaaacaaaatgaggggaaaaaagaaaaagaccgACCTGCCAGATAGAGGAatggaagaaagaaggaaaatagcTGGCTTCGAGTCTTTGACTTCAAAACACGTTTTCTGCTATGAATCAATGAATCAATGTGCCAATGGATGAAAGCtttgcttctctttttcacTTCCAGTTCTcacagattttattttattttggttgcaagattttcttttcaatttagGCTGCAAGGCTTCTTCTGTTGTCAGtcagtatttttatgagaaatCTGGTAAAGTGGAAATCGGGGGACTGTAACATGGTGACCGGCAAAAGCCGGTCAGTTGCAATGAAAATGAGGCTCGCTTGGATGAGATATGGACAGCAAGAGAGGCATAAAGTCAACTACTGGGTGGCGACACGTGCACTAAGTCTTATAAACTGCGCGGTTTCGGCCGACGCCGACTTCATAAAATTTGACAGGTTGCGGTTGCCTCAATTTAATACcatgttcctttttttttttgtatttttctttctttagtaattatttttctcaatacAACTTACAAGCAATAATCTTAACTAACAAAAAAAGACTCGAACTTAGGTTTAAGAAAGCGAACTCATTCCTTTAGTCATTAGAATAGGAAAAAATAAGTAAGTTGGAAATCAACCAACGGTTTGACATTGAACAAGAAGtggaaaattaagaaaataggaaaatcaTCACGACTTAAATTAAGATCTGTATGATTTGCGAGAATTTAGATAGAGACATTTAGAAGAGCTTGATGGTTGAATTAGGATTGGGTTTAAACTTCCAATAATGTGACAAATGATGTATACAATAAATATCTActaaaatttatttgattaattaacatATCGTGTGCATATCACTTAAAGCATCCACAATGATGTTTTCTATttcttagctaaaatttagctaaaaagataataaagttattttagaaactctctaaaaaatttcatctccaaccatactccataatttggagagtcataaatgctataactcttttttgattggttcatctctattaaaaaataaaataaaaaatagttagcattaaataaaagtttgaaatactcattaaataaagcagcattaaattatGGGGAGCcgagcatggttggagttgcatttttacaattcctctctaaaatttgtctaagaaTGTGGTTTAAGGAGCCCATTATAGATGCTCTTACCAAATAATGTGGTACTGCTACGAAAATATAATCAAAgtaacatttttcttttccaaactTTAAATgtattgaatattttattttcatttcgtGGTAAGTTCAGGTGAATGACTCAGTAAATTTATTTGCACTAGAGAACTCCAACGTCAACCAACCATCGTCCACCGAAAGGAATTCGGGGACAAGTTGAGAAATAAATCGAATCCCCGTGCACAGACCGCTGTTGAAGACTTTGCTCTGTGTATTCCAATAttgattatttatttcaatttttaatgaatttatgGTCCTCACtttctcttatttttgtttcacgGTATTCTCctcatatataatatttacgAGTAATATATATTCAACTGAATTTCAGTTTAATATTGGAAACGAATTAAGGAGAAGAACGTTATAATGGTAAACCAAGAAGCATATATTATTGCTTTAGCAAGAAAATGgatggtttttttctttttttttcacagaGTGATATTCTAATTACTCTAATGTATATGAAGGAGACCGAACTCTTGATAGTTTAATTAGTACTATTAGATATCtacaaattttattatatgtagatgtttatatattattatcgTGTGAACaccatgtattttttattacctttctttgcttttctccatatttacaatGACGTCCCTACAATAATAAGATCTAGATGTCTGCATATAGGAGAaaaactgtatatatatatataaatagatcATAATATGAAGATGATGGCGTGGTGAGCCGGAAATTTGAGAGTTTATAATGTTGGTAAACCAAGTCCGCAATAATCAGAATAGTCAAATATGTATGTCTCATCTCAAGAAGACTCTCATCAACTCTCAAATCTCAATATTctcaacaaaatataaacaacTAAACacgaccaaaaacaaaatataaacaacTAAACACgaccaaaaacaagaacataaaaacaaagaaatacaaagaaatacaaagaaaCAAGGGTCAAAGATGAACAGCAGGGTAGGGCCATATGCATGGACTAGGACGTTTTAGGGTTCACATAGGCAGGCAGGCAGGGGTCCAGAGATCTCGTTGTGGGGCATATATGTTACGTACACAGACACAATACAACATCATCACAGAAATCGTAAGTAGGACTAAAACATCTCATGCTCAGTCATCCGTGTCGACTTTCTTAAGCATGAAAATGAATCGGGTTTTAGCATTTCGGGTCAGGTCAAGGCCGCAGGGTTAGGTTAGGTCTAACTAATTTTCATatagcttttatttatttattgtgggaTCTACTACAATATGAAGGACTGAGTCAGTAGCACATCACGTGTATCACactaaagaaaaagaagatgaatgaGAAAGGTATACGTGACCATTTGATCTTGATGAGTGAATGTTCATTATCTTTTCACcaacaaaaggagaaaattaaatacaaaaaaacaGATATTTTTTAAGAATGAAAGATGTCACATGTACTATCTTATCCTAAAGGTTAGCCTTTCAATAGACAAATACGGTTCGCAAGTTGCCTGTAAATCTAGttcttgaattttattttttttttaaacttcaaAATGTTAATTAAACTATCgaactaattaaatctcatttttaaaaaaaaatttaatttcatttaattttgcaTGTTTGATAGATTTGGTGAATGACTACGGACATGATAAATGAGAATTATGGTACATAGATTATATATTAAGGTGGAAATATGCTCAAAGTCAATTAATGTTGAACTGGGCAAAAAATTGAGGGTTGTCCCTAGGACGGCCTAGGCAGAGGAAGCATATTTTGCAGACTTTTAACCCTACATGGAAACTCTAGCTCTTTTTTCTGGGTAAATAGCAGGACATGTCCCTACATTTGAAGGGTGGGATTGATTCCCGCTCTGGGTTCGGCTTGCCCCTGACCACAAAATGCTCACAACTGGTTTCAAACCTTTGCCATCGAGGCGTAACGCTATACAATTTACCAACCGCACCACACGTTGTGATTTCGAACCCCTAAACCCTCTAGCTCTCCCTTCAAATGTGAATGTGATACGCTGCAAACCTTTGCCCTATAATACTTTAttaggaggaggaggaggaggaggattaaTCCAAGTACAACTTGGGTTACTTTTCAATTAATAATGCCTAACCTATCAAAATAGGATAGGTACGTGTTTGACTTGAAACAAGTTCATCCAAAagtaagaaaatatatattcacttactcataattaacaaacacTATTAAGTAAATGGAAACAAATTAATAGCAACATCCACATCCCAATCCCATATACCTTGCTTGATTggataatacatatatatcacattgTGAAAAAGTTGAGCCACTTCAAATTGCCTCCCACTATTGGCCGACCACATTCATTCGACACGTGGCGTTTCGTTAAATCTAGTGGCAACGGATCATTTCCAAATATATGTTAGCTAGTAGCATCATTATGTTGATAGCTAGTTATACATCATGGAGTTATAGCAACCATGTAATTAAGAATAATAATCATGGTGTTATATATAGTGGGTTTCGAGTATAATCATGGTGTCATGCATCATATCCATATACTAGTGCTAGATAATACAGAAGATGCATTTATGTTTCGTGGAATCTACGTCTTTGGAAAAATTAATGTTAATTAATCtcattttgagaaaaatataattaggtTTTCACTTTAAATAACTAGTGCCTTACACGTTTCAACTaattgcattgcattgcattggTTATCATTCCAACTACTCAAGTAGTTTGCAAGCAAATCGATCATGAATATATGATATGTTTAGGTATGGGCCTTGGCTTGATGAGAGCCCATGTCCATccaaacttgaaattaaacaaGGCCGCCTAACCTTGAAAGACCGAGCAAGCATAACGGCTACATGTTTTGCTTTTAGCTAGGCATACGAATTGGTCTTTAAAAGGTCCATACGTATCTATCTATCCCAATGAAACATGTAATTCCACATACAAATCCAACGGCCATTCCGACAATCATTCCTGTATATTTGTTTGATTCTCTGGGTGACCATGGTCCGAGAGAAGGATCATCATCAGGCACCTCGGGTGGACAGGGGGGGAAATGGTCACCACAAAGATTATTCCCTTCAAAGCTTGAATTTGGGAAGGTCCAAAACTGACCTCCTGTAGGGATCGACCCATATAATTGATTGTCTGCAACATTAAACTTTGACAGAAAGCTCAGTTTAACCAACGAAGGCGGTATTATCCCCGAAAGCCTGTTACCAGACATATCCAGAGTCTCTAAGCTGGTCATCCCGGATAAATTACTCGGAATTGGTCCCGACAGATTGTTACACTTCAGATCAAAAATATGAAGCAATCTCAGTTTCCCAAACTCTGGCCAGATTGGTCCACTAAGATTATTGTTACTAAGTTCCAGTGTTGGTGGAAAGCTCCAAACTTGATTATACTGCAATCCTCGTGCACTCACATTCCTTTTCATGAATAATGGGAAATCAGGGGAAGGTTCCTGAATTGAGATCCTCCCATCAATGAGGCTCCTTAGTCCAGTTATGTTTCTCGGGATTTCCCCAGTAAAAGAATTGTTGGATAGGTCCAAGTAGAAGAGATTGCTAAAATTGCCAAACCAGACTGGAATTGTTCCTTCCAAGCGATTCCATGACAAATCCAGCAACTGCAATCTGCTGCTACTACTCAACCATTGGGGTATTGAACCTGTTAGCCTACAATTTGCAATGATGAGAACCTTCAATCTTTCAAAATGAAGGGTTGGATCAGCAGGCAATTCTTCGTCACGGAAATTCAAGGTGAGAACCAAAGTAGTTAGGTTCTGGCAATGCTGTAAGATTTTAAGGGCAGATGAAATATTGGAAATGCTTGAATTTGACAGTGAGAGGTAAGAGAGGCTATGAAAATTCTTGAAGCTTTCTGGTACTTGGCCACTAAAGTTGTTCCGGGCAATATTTATGTTATTCAGATGCCGACAAGAGGGAAGATTGGACGGAATAGGCCCATAAAACCGATTGGAACCTAGATCAATAGAGGCCAAACTAGTCATTGCTGAACAATTAAGATCAATTGAACCCTCCAATGAATTGTTCCTGGCATTAAGCAAAGAGAGAGTTGGGGAAGCCGACAACGAAGGGGGCATTTGACCATCGAAATTATTTGAATGAGCTACAAAATACTGCAATCTCCCAAGGCTGTGGAAAACATCTGGGATAGTTCCTGAAAACAAATTAGTTGAGATATCCAAACGAACAAGGTTAATGAGGTTACCAATCTCTTTGCTCAGCCTCCCTGAAAACTTGTTATCTTGAATGCTCAATCTAGTTAGCTTCTGCAGCCTAAATAAGCCTTGAGATAAGCCACCTGTACACGTGAGAGCATTTGTGCTAAGATCGAGGTCCTCCAAGGCACTACAATTGCCAAGACCTGGTGGGAGATCACCAGTGAAATGGTTCACAGCCAAGTTCAGTGCCCGAAGCTGAGTAGAATTGTCACAGATGCTAGGTGGAAGGGAACCATTCAAAAAGTTTTGAGAAATGTCAAGGGATTGGATTGAAGGTAAATCAATATCGGCTGGAATGGGGCCAGAGAAGTCATTACAGCTCAAGTCTAAGAGCTCTAAATTTGGCAAATGGAAAAGCGAAATCGGAAGCGAGTGTTTGAGGAAATTGTGAGAGAGATTGAGGGTTCTAAGCTGGTCCAACATGCCTAAAGATTCAGAGAGGTTGCCCATTAGTCTTTTCGTTGGAAGCTCCAACTTAACCACTCTATAGGTATCAATAGAGGAATCGTTCAATCCAAGAGAGGATGAAGAGTTGCAAGTGATGCCTGCCCATTTACAGCAATCAGAGGAGAAGTTGTAGCCCCACCTCTCTAGCACAGTTTCTAAACCTTTCATGAAACCCTCCAATGCTTTCATATCATTTGGATTGCATGTCAGGTTCTGAGAGCTCGAAACCTGAGCTTGGAAGCAAAACCCAATAACAATGATGGCCAACCAGAAGTCTTGAGCACCCATATCAAATAAACACTCAACACACCCacgagagacagagagaaccAACTACCAGAAGAAGAACAGCGATGgtaataaaaagagaaagaaaaacgATAGGCGCACCCGTTAGATAGTGAAGACTTCAAGACGTAAATTCAAAGCGTGTTTCGTTTTGGGAATGAAAACGTGCGAATTTGCGTTCGGTATGTCGTATGAGAAAACACGGAAAACGATTTATTGAAAACGGAAACAGAGCTTCTCTttaaaatctgaaaacaaCGATATGACGTTTTCCGCATTTCCCAACTCGGTTTTcgtgtaaaagaaaaaaaacatctgAAACAGTGGACACTCTCTCCTGTGCAATTATCACTTTTTCCAGCAACTACAACAACTCATTGGCTGGATCTAAGATCTCATGAAGCTCTATCTTATTTTCCTCTTAGtttattatttctcaaaaCGAGATTGATTTCCCTTatatttcctttcttcttctttatttctgGGTTGAATCTTGGGTATTTACTGAAATCTCAGTTTGTTTATGATTTCAAAGTACATCAATTGTGCAGAGATTGTGTTATCGTTGGCCAAAGAGATAGATCTtctgtttctttcttaatAGAATTGACCACCTTTGTGTAAATTTTCTTGGGTTCTTTTTTTACCCCAGTATTTTATTGGGTTGTtcgatcttcttctttttttctttaattttatttagacATAAATAATCATACccataaattatttaaatataaaaaagaccAGCCAATAAGTTGTAATTAGAGAATTTTTAACAATCCAACAAAAAATGCCTTGAAAAATATTCAAGGTCGCTTTTAATTAAACTTACAtcgttttttgtttatgttattCTCAAATTGCTACAAGATGCATTCTCCaatcttgaaaatgcaaattcgTTTTATCGTTTTcattatctgaaaatattctccAAAAACGTTACCAAACGGCCCCTGATGAATCCATTGTAGAAAAgttctaaaacaaaaaatttccccACTAAATACAATTATCCATCAATACATAAcgtctcaaataatttttacttcaattttgtaattaattttgtaatgttatatttattaatttttatgaatattttaatctaaataaactaaattgtaaaaacttaaaaaataattacacaCGCAAAATTAGaacaacatttttttaaaaaaaacaaataatgaaAGAAGAATGAGTAAAACTTTGACCATTACTGTTGTATACTAGTAATGCATTAGTTGTGACTGGATTTGGGCCAAAATTCCATTTTGGAGATTGCCTCACCTACCGTTGAAAATGTTGTCTATTCGCCTTGTCCACACTTAGCCACAAGGTAATTAGAGAAGACTTCACTATTTGTCAATGtgagttatttatttaatattaatttatattccTTATTTCTGTCGCTTTTTAAGCAAAACATCCAATATGaatattgaaaacaaaaaattaaggagAGTACGACTGCAAGAGTTCGGGTAAGTACAACCACAAAAAGTTAATAGCAAAAATgagaattttattattcatcaATACCAATGAGGTCTCAAACATTTTTTACTTCAATTAACCTTAAGTTTTTTACTTCATTTTTTACTGTTatcttgatttatttttacttcAATTAACCTTAAGTTTTTTActgttaaattttattttagaaacttaaaatataattacacaAAATTAGAACAACATTTTAAGTAAGAGTGAGTGATTGTGGTCAcctaccgttggatattaattcaatggttcaaaaaagtttcttaaaatgagtaCAAGAGTGAGTAAATCGTTGAATTTATAACTAACGGTGAGTGactacaaatctcttggacctctgtagtccaagagatgaagtgtaagagtgagtgaaccgttgaatttataTTCAATAGTGAATGatcacaaatctcttggacccatGTAGTCCATGAGAGAGCAGAACTGTGAACAAAACAGtctcgatctcttggaccacatgagtccaagaaattgtggtcacccaccgttgaatattaatttaatggttcaaaaaaatttcttaaacgGAGTGCAAAAGTGAGTGAACTGTTGAATTTATATCCAAcagtgagtgaccacaaatctcttggacacctgtagtccaagagataaGGACTGTGAACAAAACAGTCTCGATCTCTTAGactacaggagtccaagagattgtggtcactcaccgttggatattaattcaattgttcaaaaaagtttcttaaaaggagtgcaagagtgagtgaatcATTGAATTTATATCTAACGGTGAGTGATCACAAATCTCTTGAACCcatgtagtccaagagatcaggactatGAACAAAACAGTCTCGAT
The window above is part of the Prunus dulcis chromosome 1, ALMONDv2, whole genome shotgun sequence genome. Proteins encoded here:
- the LOC117625774 gene encoding phytosulfokine receptor 1-like, with the translated sequence MGAQDFWLAIIVIGFCFQAQVSSSQNLTCNPNDMKALEGFMKGLETVLERWGYNFSSDCCKWAGITCNSSSSLGLNDSSIDTYRVVKLELPTKRLMGNLSESLGMLDQLRTLNLSHNFLKHSLPISLFHLPNLELLDLSCNDFSGPIPADIDLPSIQSLDISQNFLNGSLPPSICDNSTQLRALNLAVNHFTGDLPPGLGNCSALEDLDLSTNALTCTGGLSQGLFRLQKLTRLSIQDNKFSGRLSKEIGNLINLVRLDISTNLFSGTIPDVFHSLGRLQYFVAHSNNFDGQMPPSLSASPTLSLLNARNNSLEGSIDLNCSAMTSLASIDLGSNRFYGPIPSNLPSCRHLNNINIARNNFSGQVPESFKNFHSLSYLSLSNSSISNISSALKILQHCQNLTTLVLTLNFRDEELPADPTLHFERLKVLIIANCRLTGSIPQWLSSSSRLQLLDLSWNRLEGTIPVWFGNFSNLFYLDLSNNSFTGEIPRNITGLRSLIDGRISIQEPSPDFPLFMKRNVSARGLQYNQVWSFPPTLELSNNNLSGPIWPEFGKLRLLHIFDLKCNNLSGPIPSNLSGMTSLETLDMSGNRLSGIIPPSLVKLSFLSKFNVADNQLYGSIPTGGQFWTFPNSSFEGNNLCGDHFPPCPPEVPDDDPSLGPWSPRESNKYTGMIVGMAVGFVCGITCFIGIDRYVWTF